From Mycobacteriales bacterium, one genomic window encodes:
- a CDS encoding DNA-3-methyladenine glycosylase 2 family protein — protein MTIWQPGYPISVGLTLSVLQHGAADPCHRRDGDGSIWRTSRLATGPVSYRIRQRGLAAVEAGAWGPGADELIATLPDLLGSRDDPESFEPRVEIVRVAHRRLRGLRVPRTGRVLESLVPAVLEQRIVGVDAFAAWRRLVTKYGGPAPGPAPDGMRLPPTAEQWQDIPTWEWHRAGVEQRKAQTIALAASYAARLEAAAHTAAPSEVYRMLTALPGIGAWTAAEVGHRALGDADAAPIGDYHLPALLGEGLGDGTPIPHEECEAFLEPWRPHRYRLVRLLELSGVRRERRGPRMSRLDYRAI, from the coding sequence TTGACCATCTGGCAGCCCGGCTATCCGATCTCGGTCGGCCTCACGCTCTCGGTGCTCCAGCACGGAGCGGCCGACCCGTGTCATCGGCGTGACGGCGACGGCTCGATCTGGCGGACCAGCCGGCTGGCGACCGGGCCGGTCAGCTACCGGATCCGCCAGCGCGGGCTTGCCGCGGTCGAGGCAGGCGCGTGGGGGCCCGGCGCCGACGAGCTGATCGCGACACTGCCGGACCTGCTCGGCAGCCGAGACGATCCCGAGTCCTTCGAGCCTCGCGTCGAGATCGTCCGCGTCGCCCACCGGCGGCTGCGCGGGCTGCGGGTGCCACGCACCGGTCGCGTGCTGGAGTCACTGGTGCCCGCCGTACTCGAACAGCGGATCGTCGGCGTCGACGCCTTTGCGGCGTGGCGCCGGCTGGTCACGAAGTACGGCGGCCCGGCACCGGGACCTGCCCCGGACGGGATGCGGCTGCCACCGACGGCCGAGCAGTGGCAGGACATCCCGACGTGGGAGTGGCACCGCGCGGGTGTCGAGCAGCGCAAGGCGCAGACGATCGCGCTGGCCGCGTCGTACGCCGCGCGATTGGAAGCCGCAGCGCACACCGCCGCGCCGAGCGAGGTCTACCGCATGCTGACCGCGCTTCCCGGGATCGGCGCGTGGACCGCCGCCGAGGTCGGCCACCGCGCCCTGGGAGACGCCGATGCCGCGCCGATCGGTGACTACCACCTGCCGGCGTTGCTCGGCGAGGGGCTCGGTGACGGCACCCCGATACCCCACGAGGAGTGCGAGGCGTTCCTCGAGCCGTGGCGACCGCACCGCTACCGGCTGGTCCGCCTCCTCGAGCTCAGCGGCGTACGGCGAGAACGCCGCGGCCCGCGGATGTCGCGCCTCGACTACCGCGCCATCTGA
- the glgX gene encoding glycogen debranching protein GlgX, with translation MMRTWPGAPYPLGATWDGEGVNFALFSEHATRVELCVFDRADSAEASECIVLPEATDDVWHVYLPDARPGMLYGYRVHGPYEPEEGHRFNPAKLLIDPYAKAITENITWSDDLFGYTIGGPDADLTPDDRDSAGAMPKCVVVDQSFSWGDDQRPRTPWHRTIIYECHVKGMTMRHPQVPEELRGTYLGLAYDPVIDHLTNLGITAVELMPVHQFLPERDLIDKGLTNYWGYNSIGFLAPHVGYATTGQSGEQVSEFKSMVKKLHRAGLEVILDVVYNHTAEGSHLGPTLSLRGIDNAAYYRLSPENRRYLMDYTGTGNSLNLVHPRTMGLIMDSLRYWVTDMHVDGFRFDLAPVLARGEEGAPSAFFEIVQQDPILSTVKLIAEPWDVGPDGYQLGRFPQGWSEWNGQYRDSIRKFWRGDPGMVPEVASRLAGSSDIFAPSRRPTYASVNFITCHDGFTLTDLVTYEERHNEANGEDNNDGTSENFSSNWGVEGETESEGIKGLRERMKRNMLATVMFSQGVRMILGGDEIGRSQFGNNNAYCQDNDTSYLNWDIDEPAQALFDFTRELIAILKRYPALRRRHFFAGSAADNGDPDVVWIRPDGQEMTDAEWSDENNRALAMLMPGRAGDEVDDRGRALVGETLFWLLNAGSSPRKYTLPKLGRPGVWEELFSTARPGRRSVRTAAVNIAGHSMMLLRHDENPVA, from the coding sequence ATGATGCGCACCTGGCCCGGAGCGCCGTACCCGCTCGGCGCGACCTGGGACGGCGAGGGCGTCAACTTCGCGCTGTTCTCCGAGCATGCGACGCGGGTCGAGCTGTGCGTGTTCGACCGCGCCGACTCCGCCGAAGCGTCGGAGTGCATCGTGCTGCCCGAGGCGACGGATGACGTCTGGCACGTGTACCTGCCGGACGCCCGCCCGGGGATGCTCTACGGCTACCGCGTCCACGGACCGTACGAGCCCGAGGAAGGGCACCGCTTCAACCCGGCGAAGCTGCTGATCGACCCGTACGCCAAGGCCATCACCGAGAACATCACCTGGAGCGACGACCTGTTCGGGTACACGATCGGCGGTCCCGACGCCGACCTGACACCCGACGACCGCGACTCCGCGGGCGCGATGCCGAAGTGCGTCGTCGTCGACCAGTCGTTCAGCTGGGGCGACGACCAGCGGCCCCGGACCCCGTGGCACCGCACGATCATCTACGAGTGCCACGTCAAGGGCATGACGATGCGACACCCGCAGGTGCCCGAAGAGCTGCGCGGCACCTATCTTGGGTTGGCCTACGACCCGGTCATCGACCACTTGACGAACCTCGGCATCACCGCGGTCGAGCTGATGCCGGTCCACCAGTTCCTGCCGGAGCGGGACCTGATCGACAAGGGCCTGACGAACTACTGGGGCTACAACTCGATCGGGTTCCTGGCGCCGCACGTCGGCTACGCGACGACCGGACAGTCCGGCGAGCAGGTCAGCGAGTTCAAGTCGATGGTGAAGAAGCTGCATCGCGCGGGCCTCGAGGTGATCCTCGACGTGGTCTACAACCACACCGCCGAGGGCAGCCACCTCGGACCGACGCTGTCCCTGCGCGGCATCGACAACGCGGCCTACTACCGGCTCTCCCCGGAGAACCGGCGCTACCTCATGGACTACACCGGGACCGGCAACAGCCTGAACCTGGTCCACCCGCGAACCATGGGGCTGATCATGGACAGCCTGCGGTACTGGGTGACGGACATGCACGTCGACGGCTTCCGGTTCGACCTCGCGCCGGTGCTCGCTCGCGGTGAGGAGGGCGCACCCAGCGCGTTCTTCGAGATCGTGCAGCAGGACCCGATCCTGTCGACGGTCAAGCTGATCGCGGAGCCGTGGGACGTCGGCCCGGACGGCTACCAGCTCGGCAGGTTCCCGCAGGGCTGGTCGGAGTGGAACGGGCAGTACCGCGACAGCATCCGGAAGTTCTGGCGCGGCGACCCCGGGATGGTTCCCGAGGTCGCGTCGCGGCTCGCCGGATCCAGCGACATCTTCGCGCCGAGCCGTCGCCCGACGTACGCCAGCGTCAACTTCATCACCTGCCACGACGGCTTCACGCTGACCGACCTCGTCACCTACGAGGAACGGCACAACGAGGCGAACGGCGAGGACAACAACGACGGCACCTCCGAGAACTTCAGCTCGAACTGGGGAGTCGAGGGCGAGACCGAGTCCGAAGGCATCAAAGGGCTGCGCGAGCGCATGAAGCGCAACATGCTCGCCACGGTCATGTTCTCCCAGGGCGTCCGGATGATCCTGGGCGGCGACGAGATCGGGCGCAGCCAGTTCGGCAACAACAACGCCTACTGCCAGGACAACGACACCAGCTACCTGAACTGGGACATCGACGAGCCGGCACAGGCGCTGTTCGACTTCACCCGTGAGCTGATCGCGATCCTCAAGCGCTACCCCGCGCTTCGCCGCCGCCACTTCTTCGCCGGATCAGCGGCCGACAACGGTGACCCCGACGTCGTGTGGATCCGGCCGGACGGGCAGGAGATGACCGACGCCGAGTGGAGCGACGAGAACAACCGCGCCCTCGCGATGCTCATGCCGGGTCGGGCCGGCGACGAGGTGGACGACCGCGGTCGCGCGCTGGTCGGCGAGACGCTGTTCTGGCTGCTCAACGCCGGTTCGTCGCCTCGCAAGTACACGCTGCCCAAGCTCGGCCGCCCCGGCGTGTGGGAGGAGCTGTTCAGCACCGCCCGGCCCGGCCGTCGCTCGGTCCGCACCGCGGCGGTGAACATCGCCGGCCACTCGATGATGCTGCTGCGCCACGACGAGAACCCGGTCGCCTGA
- a CDS encoding amidohydrolase family protein: MDNERYLVISADCHGGGNITDYKPFLARRWHDEFDAWASTYEIPYEDMKGPDGERNWDSERRLADLEADGIVAEVIYPNTVPPFFPKASLADQPPPQNAGDLAARWAGLQAHNRWLAEFCAKAPGRRAGVAQIMLHNLDEAIAEIHWAKQNGLTGGVLLPGAPPGSGLPPLFDPDYYEPLWATCAELGMPVNHHSGSAAPNTGDRPEDQVILILEVTWWAHRAFTHLLVSGAFERHPDLHLVLTEQGTAWIPDELMRLDFFFDRFRNASGSQEAEWGLPVVERMSLKPSEYFTRQVSVGSSFIRPDEARIRHSVGLDKIMWGSDYPHKEGSNPFTLEALRASFAGIDHDEVQTMLGLNAARVYGFDVDALAPLADKFGPLVTAVDEPLTPHTLPAEAEKCPALVGFGKPE; this comes from the coding sequence ATGGACAACGAGCGGTATCTGGTCATCTCTGCCGACTGCCACGGCGGCGGCAACATCACCGACTACAAGCCGTTTCTCGCCCGTCGTTGGCACGACGAGTTCGACGCTTGGGCGTCGACGTACGAGATCCCGTATGAGGACATGAAAGGTCCCGACGGGGAACGGAACTGGGACTCCGAGCGCCGCCTCGCCGACCTCGAAGCCGACGGCATCGTCGCCGAGGTCATCTACCCCAACACGGTTCCGCCGTTCTTCCCGAAGGCGAGCCTCGCCGACCAGCCACCGCCCCAGAACGCCGGCGACCTCGCGGCCCGCTGGGCCGGTCTGCAAGCTCACAACCGCTGGCTCGCCGAGTTCTGCGCGAAGGCGCCTGGCCGTCGCGCCGGCGTCGCGCAGATCATGCTGCACAACCTCGACGAGGCGATCGCCGAGATCCACTGGGCCAAGCAGAACGGGCTGACCGGCGGCGTGCTGCTGCCGGGAGCCCCGCCCGGCTCCGGCCTCCCGCCGCTGTTCGACCCCGACTACTACGAGCCGTTGTGGGCGACGTGCGCCGAGCTCGGGATGCCGGTGAACCACCACAGCGGCAGCGCCGCCCCGAACACCGGTGACCGGCCGGAGGACCAGGTCATCCTCATCCTCGAAGTCACCTGGTGGGCCCACCGCGCGTTCACCCACCTGCTGGTGTCCGGCGCCTTCGAGCGACACCCGGACCTGCACCTGGTGCTGACCGAGCAGGGCACGGCGTGGATCCCCGACGAGCTGATGCGCCTGGACTTCTTCTTCGACCGGTTCCGCAACGCGTCGGGCTCGCAGGAGGCCGAGTGGGGGCTGCCGGTCGTCGAGCGGATGAGCCTGAAACCCAGCGAGTACTTCACCCGCCAGGTCAGCGTCGGCTCGTCGTTCATCCGCCCCGACGAAGCACGCATCCGGCACTCGGTCGGCCTCGACAAGATCATGTGGGGCAGCGACTACCCCCACAAAGAAGGCAGCAACCCGTTCACCCTCGAGGCGCTGCGAGCGAGCTTCGCCGGCATCGACCACGACGAGGTCCAGACGATGCTCGGCCTCAACGCCGCTCGGGTCTACGGCTTCGACGTCGACGCCCTCGCGCCGCTCGCCGACAAGTTCGGCCCGCTCGTCACGGCAGTCGACGAGCCGCTCACGCCACACACCCTTCCGGCTGAAGCAGAGAAGTGCCCCGCACTGG
- a CDS encoding cellulase family glycosylhydrolase gives MPFRQARHEQLTRRRLVTVAGLLALLAAVAAPAVPRAAAAASLSISIKGNHFVDGTGKTVQLRGVDEISTEYWCTFGFSTGTPQYATYTLPAEAKYIASWHANAVRIPLNEDCWLGLNGEPAWQGDTAAGYRQAIEGFVKDVNAQHMYAILDLHWSANGSTQSKAQAQLGDDHSVAFWKSVAGAFKSDHAVIFDAFNEPVSQPGAPISWACWRNGGCPVSSTYGSTAHTYPAVGMQALVSAIRSAGATEPIMLGGLNWANDLSGWLANEPKDTLRPAQLAASYHNYEGSSCATTTCWNTTITSVASKVPVVTGEFGQFACQTTFDTQWMDWADAHGVSYLAWAFVASDKGSPSCGQPGYGPDLLTPDLSSPQAPNGTQVYNHLTKFPKP, from the coding sequence ATGCCGTTTCGACAGGCGCGTCACGAACAGCTCACCCGCCGGCGGTTGGTCACCGTCGCCGGCCTGCTGGCTCTGTTGGCAGCAGTGGCTGCGCCGGCGGTCCCACGCGCCGCGGCGGCGGCGAGCTTGTCGATCTCGATCAAGGGAAACCACTTCGTCGACGGGACCGGCAAGACGGTCCAGCTCCGCGGCGTCGACGAGATCAGTACGGAGTACTGGTGCACGTTCGGCTTCTCGACCGGCACGCCGCAGTACGCGACCTACACGCTTCCGGCGGAGGCGAAGTACATCGCCAGCTGGCACGCCAACGCGGTCCGGATCCCGCTCAACGAGGACTGCTGGCTCGGCCTGAACGGCGAGCCGGCATGGCAGGGCGACACGGCCGCCGGGTACCGCCAGGCGATCGAAGGGTTCGTGAAGGACGTCAACGCCCAACACATGTACGCCATCCTCGACCTGCACTGGTCGGCCAACGGCTCGACCCAGTCGAAGGCACAGGCACAGCTCGGTGACGACCACTCGGTCGCCTTCTGGAAGTCGGTCGCGGGAGCGTTCAAGAGCGACCACGCCGTGATCTTCGACGCGTTCAACGAACCCGTCTCCCAGCCCGGCGCCCCGATCAGCTGGGCGTGCTGGCGCAACGGCGGCTGCCCGGTCTCGAGCACCTACGGCTCGACCGCTCACACCTACCCGGCGGTCGGCATGCAGGCTCTGGTCAGCGCGATCCGCTCCGCCGGTGCCACCGAGCCGATCATGCTCGGCGGCCTGAACTGGGCCAACGACCTGTCCGGCTGGCTGGCCAACGAGCCGAAGGACACCCTCAGGCCCGCCCAGCTGGCGGCGTCGTACCACAACTACGAAGGATCGAGCTGCGCGACGACGACGTGCTGGAACACCACCATCACCTCCGTCGCGAGCAAGGTCCCGGTCGTCACCGGGGAGTTCGGGCAGTTCGCCTGCCAGACCACGTTCGACACCCAGTGGATGGACTGGGCGGACGCCCACGGCGTCAGCTACCTCGCCTGGGCCTTCGTCGCCAGCGACAAAGGGTCGCCGTCGTGCGGCCAGCCGGGCTACGGACCGGACCTGCTCACCCCGGACCTCAGCAGCCCGCAGGCGCCGAACGGCACCCAGGTCTACAACCACCTCACGAAGTTCCCCAAGCCGTAG
- the treY gene encoding malto-oligosyltrehalose synthase codes for MTTSPSRALGSTYRLQLNGVGFAGAAATVPFLADLGVETLYVSPITRARSGSSHGYDVVDPTQVDPALGGADGLAALLQTLDEHGMRLLVDIVPNHMAATVENPLFTDVLRYGRRSQYASFFDVAWETADNTIVLPMLDAALADVLDANEIRLRRTSAAEYVLTYRDNELPLDPTGNEDIVAELAASRGDLDAAGRRQLELVLAGQHYRLVNWRDAARLVNYRRFFDINDLIGVRQEDARVFAATHTLVFELARDPRVAGFRVDHIDGLRDPAAYLSSLRAGLNAAAEGWAGQPVIVVEKILERSEQLPPWPVSGTTGYEFAAAVTGLFVHEAGASRIAAETATVTGDSRTFGERAVDNKHLVAGQLFIGSLGVVTRRLNRAIEPPRPSLADTSVAVEELTTNVTVYRTYRRPGDQLSKADRHHLAAAAAAAAPALTPPEQAALDRVLDVLRGPVNPGSAAWEAIASWQQLTAPIVAKGVEDTSLYAAGAALVGVDVGTDPDRPAVSPAELHEFFDRRAQSWPGSLSAASTHDSKRSQDVRSRLAVLTEIAPQWLAAVEELEHLVSPGAAADGATDVLPDAADRRYAYETIVGAWPAAGEPDAEFTRRVQEHLVKASREAKRHSSWLAPDASYEEALGSFAERLLDDDATRKVLSAVVSEVMRAGVSNALAATVLRVAAPGVPDVYQGDDLWQLALVDPDNRRPLELERHRTAMAALATARVGDLLDAWHDGRVKQAVLRTGLQARRDHPDLFATGDYLALEATGEAAQHVVGFVRRRGSEVAVAVVPRLAHSVAGPDRFPVGGAWGDTRIAIPGDCAGTYTDVLTGASVDLVTGAPVAELLAALPVALLLRA; via the coding sequence ATGACCACGAGCCCCTCTCGTGCGCTCGGCTCGACGTACCGGTTGCAGCTCAACGGTGTCGGGTTCGCGGGCGCGGCGGCAACCGTCCCGTTCCTCGCCGATCTGGGAGTCGAGACGCTCTACGTCTCCCCCATCACCCGAGCGCGCTCCGGCAGCAGCCACGGCTACGACGTCGTCGACCCGACGCAGGTCGACCCGGCGCTGGGCGGTGCCGACGGCCTGGCGGCGTTGCTGCAGACGCTGGACGAGCACGGGATGCGGCTGCTGGTCGACATCGTGCCGAACCACATGGCCGCGACCGTCGAGAACCCGTTGTTCACCGACGTGCTGCGCTACGGCCGGCGCTCGCAGTACGCCTCGTTCTTCGACGTGGCGTGGGAGACGGCGGACAACACGATCGTGCTGCCGATGCTCGACGCGGCCCTTGCCGACGTCCTCGACGCCAACGAGATCCGACTGCGACGAACGTCGGCGGCGGAGTACGTGCTGACGTACCGGGACAACGAGCTGCCGCTCGACCCGACGGGCAACGAGGACATCGTCGCCGAGCTCGCCGCCAGTCGCGGCGACCTCGATGCAGCCGGGCGCCGCCAGCTGGAGCTTGTCCTCGCCGGCCAGCACTACCGGCTGGTCAACTGGCGTGACGCCGCCCGGCTGGTCAACTACCGCCGCTTCTTCGACATCAACGACTTGATCGGCGTGCGGCAAGAGGACGCCCGGGTGTTCGCCGCCACGCACACGCTGGTGTTCGAGCTCGCCCGCGATCCGCGCGTCGCCGGGTTCCGGGTCGACCACATCGACGGGCTGCGCGACCCGGCGGCGTACCTGTCCTCGTTGCGCGCGGGGCTCAACGCCGCCGCGGAAGGCTGGGCCGGTCAGCCCGTGATCGTCGTCGAGAAGATCCTCGAACGCAGCGAGCAGCTGCCGCCCTGGCCGGTGTCAGGGACGACCGGGTACGAGTTCGCGGCCGCGGTCACCGGCCTGTTCGTGCACGAGGCCGGCGCGAGCCGGATCGCCGCGGAGACGGCGACGGTGACCGGCGACAGCCGTACGTTCGGCGAGCGCGCGGTCGACAACAAGCACCTCGTGGCCGGCCAGCTGTTCATCGGGTCGCTCGGCGTCGTGACCCGGCGGCTGAACCGGGCGATCGAGCCCCCTCGGCCGTCGCTCGCCGACACCTCCGTCGCTGTCGAGGAGCTCACCACGAACGTGACGGTCTACCGCACGTACCGGCGTCCGGGCGACCAGCTGTCGAAGGCCGACCGCCACCACCTCGCGGCGGCCGCGGCCGCCGCGGCGCCGGCGTTGACACCGCCGGAGCAGGCTGCGCTCGACCGCGTGCTCGACGTCCTGCGTGGGCCGGTCAACCCGGGCTCGGCCGCCTGGGAAGCGATCGCCTCATGGCAGCAGCTGACCGCCCCGATCGTGGCGAAGGGCGTCGAGGACACCTCGCTCTACGCCGCCGGCGCCGCCCTGGTCGGGGTCGACGTAGGGACCGACCCTGACCGTCCCGCGGTCTCGCCGGCCGAGCTGCACGAGTTCTTCGACCGGCGCGCGCAGAGCTGGCCCGGCAGCCTCAGCGCCGCCTCGACCCACGACAGCAAACGCAGCCAGGACGTCCGCAGCCGGCTCGCCGTGCTCACCGAGATCGCGCCCCAGTGGCTCGCCGCCGTCGAGGAGCTCGAGCACCTCGTGTCTCCCGGCGCCGCTGCGGACGGCGCCACCGACGTACTGCCTGACGCGGCGGACCGCCGCTACGCCTACGAGACGATCGTCGGCGCGTGGCCGGCTGCGGGCGAGCCCGACGCCGAGTTCACCCGACGCGTGCAGGAGCACCTGGTCAAGGCATCGCGCGAGGCGAAGCGGCACAGCAGCTGGCTTGCGCCCGACGCGTCGTACGAAGAAGCGCTCGGCAGCTTCGCCGAGCGGCTGCTCGACGACGACGCAACGCGCAAGGTGCTGTCGGCGGTCGTCTCGGAGGTGATGCGCGCCGGGGTGAGCAACGCGCTCGCGGCAACCGTGCTGCGCGTGGCCGCCCCCGGCGTACCCGACGTCTACCAGGGCGACGACCTCTGGCAGCTGGCGCTCGTCGACCCGGACAACCGGCGCCCGCTCGAGCTCGAACGGCACCGCACCGCTATGGCCGCTCTGGCGACCGCGCGGGTCGGTGACCTGCTCGACGCCTGGCACGACGGCCGCGTCAAGCAGGCGGTCCTGCGAACCGGGCTGCAAGCCCGCCGGGACCACCCGGACCTCTTCGCGACCGGCGACTACCTGGCGCTGGAGGCCACCGGCGAGGCGGCGCAGCACGTCGTGGGCTTCGTGCGACGTCGCGGATCAGAGGTCGCCGTCGCCGTCGTACCGAGGCTCGCCCACTCCGTTGCCGGCCCCGATCGGTTCCCGGTCGGCGGCGCGTGGGGTGACACCCGCATCGCGATCCCCGGTGACTGTGCCGGTACCTACACCGACGTGCTCACCGGCGCTTCGGTCGACCTCGTGACCGGCGCGCCGGTCGCCGAGCTCCTGGCGGCGTTGCCGGTTGCGCTGCTGCTGCGCGCCTGA
- a CDS encoding enoyl-CoA hydratase-related protein — MTDEALVLVDEPVEGIRRITLNRPEKRNALSNSLRRQLFDALYEGDADPAVRVMIIRGAGPCFSAGYDLTPRKGDPFPWHTAGGDGQWPRNVVAGWFEIWDLGKPVIAQVHGYCLAGGSELATGCDVVYVAEDATIGYPAIRTMSTADMQYHPWLMGMRAAMEQMLTGDSMTGTEAAQLGWATRAFPADQLEAKTLEMAQRMAKIPADLLQINKRTVHRAMDVMGMRSAIRYGSELTALGLHQRSSKEYLRAMVEGKLSDSLAQRDKPFNDYGQADRSADPDRSSD; from the coding sequence ATGACGGACGAGGCGCTGGTGCTGGTCGACGAGCCGGTCGAGGGCATCCGGCGGATCACGCTCAACCGGCCCGAGAAGCGCAACGCACTGTCGAACTCGCTGCGCCGCCAGCTCTTCGACGCGCTCTACGAGGGGGACGCCGATCCCGCCGTACGCGTCATGATCATCCGCGGTGCCGGACCCTGCTTCTCGGCGGGCTACGACCTGACCCCCAGGAAGGGCGACCCGTTCCCGTGGCACACCGCCGGCGGGGACGGCCAGTGGCCGCGCAACGTGGTCGCCGGCTGGTTCGAGATCTGGGATCTGGGCAAGCCGGTCATCGCCCAGGTCCACGGGTACTGCCTGGCGGGCGGCAGTGAGCTCGCGACCGGCTGTGACGTCGTGTACGTCGCGGAGGACGCGACCATCGGCTATCCGGCGATCCGCACCATGAGCACGGCGGACATGCAGTACCACCCGTGGCTCATGGGGATGCGGGCCGCCATGGAACAGATGCTCACCGGCGACTCGATGACCGGGACCGAGGCGGCGCAGCTGGGATGGGCGACGCGCGCCTTCCCCGCCGACCAGCTCGAAGCGAAGACGCTCGAGATGGCACAGCGGATGGCGAAGATCCCCGCCGACCTCCTTCAGATCAACAAGCGCACGGTCCACCGCGCGATGGACGTCATGGGGATGCGCAGCGCGATCCGCTACGGGTCCGAGCTCACCGCGCTCGGGTTGCACCAGCGCTCGTCGAAGGAGTACCTGCGCGCGATGGTGGAAGGCAAGCTGTCCGACTCGCTCGCGCAGCGCGACAAGCCCTTCAACGACTACGGGCAGGCCGACCGATCCGCTGACCCGGACCGCTCGTCCGACTGA
- a CDS encoding GrpB family protein, which translates to MATAEDITRHHEPDPAENPWVVAPEPEESVEIVEYDARWPARFDQLAGAVRRCLGECVLELEHVGSTAVPGLAAKDVIDLDLVVADPSDEAAYVPALEAGGWQLRVREPSWHQHRLLRFAEPRANLHVFGPDCPEVVRHLMFRDWLRSHPADREQYEQAKRAAVPGGGNVMDYNARKQPVVREIYDRMFRAAGLLD; encoded by the coding sequence GTGGCCACCGCTGAGGACATCACGCGGCATCATGAGCCGGACCCGGCGGAGAACCCCTGGGTCGTCGCGCCCGAGCCCGAAGAGTCCGTCGAGATCGTCGAGTACGACGCCCGCTGGCCGGCCCGCTTCGACCAGCTCGCCGGCGCCGTCCGGCGATGCCTGGGCGAGTGCGTCCTCGAGCTCGAACACGTCGGCTCCACGGCGGTTCCCGGGCTGGCCGCGAAGGACGTCATCGATCTCGACCTGGTCGTCGCCGACCCCTCCGACGAGGCGGCGTACGTCCCCGCACTCGAAGCGGGCGGCTGGCAGCTGCGGGTCCGCGAACCCTCCTGGCACCAACACCGCCTGCTTCGCTTCGCTGAGCCGCGAGCGAACCTGCACGTGTTCGGCCCGGACTGCCCGGAAGTGGTCCGACACCTGATGTTCCGCGACTGGCTGCGCTCCCACCCGGCCGACCGCGAGCAGTACGAGCAGGCGAAGCGGGCCGCCGTGCCGGGCGGCGGCAACGTCATGGACTACAACGCGAGGAAACAGCCCGTCGTGCGCGAGATCTACGACCGCATGTTCCGGGCCGCCGGCCTCCTCGACTAG
- a CDS encoding DUF6458 family protein, translated as MGVGGGLFLVAVGAVLTWGVNATVNGIDIQTIGVILMIVGIVGVALDLIIFMPRRRRTRVVSSGPGYGAPVGGSTVIQDQDTYV; from the coding sequence ATGGGTGTCGGCGGCGGTCTGTTCCTAGTAGCGGTCGGTGCGGTGCTCACCTGGGGCGTCAACGCAACGGTGAACGGCATCGACATCCAGACGATCGGCGTGATCCTGATGATCGTCGGCATCGTCGGCGTAGCGCTCGACCTGATCATCTTCATGCCGCGTCGGCGGCGCACCCGGGTCGTCAGCAGTGGCCCCGGATACGGCGCACCCGTTGGCGGCAGCACCGTGATCCAGGACCAGGACACCTACGTCTGA